A single region of the Salvia miltiorrhiza cultivar Shanhuang (shh) chromosome 8, IMPLAD_Smil_shh, whole genome shotgun sequence genome encodes:
- the LOC131001046 gene encoding dirigent protein 22-like, protein MEKLNTVIVIICISSLLLAVSESKASHGKKKVTRLQFYLHDMIGGEKPTVWAVARCNLSDVLASKFGKVLVLDNLVTSGADMNSSEVGRLQGTVGQADLRERALVMLLNLVFTKGEYEGSTLSIVGRNPLEQEVREVSIVGGTAAFRMATGYILTRTYFRDPARVHSVYQYNAVVYHMDRSVLSSRR, encoded by the coding sequence aTGGAAAAGCTTAATACTGTAATTGTAATTATATGCATATCATCGTTGCTGTTGGCCGTGTCGGAATCAAAAGCAAGCCATGGAAAGAAGAAGGTGACGCGGCTCCAATTCTACCTCCACGACATGATCGGGGGCGAGAAACCGACGGTTTGGGCGGTGGCGCGGTGCAACCTAAGCGACGTTCTGGCCTCCAAGTTCGGTAAGGTGTTGGTGTTGGACAACCTGGTGACGTCCGGGGCGGACATGAACTCGAGTGAGGTGGGGCGGCTGCAAGGGACGGTGGGGCAAGCCGACCTCCGCGAGAGGGCTCTGGTGATGCTCCTCAACCTTGTGTTCACCAAGGGCGAGTACGAGGGCAGCACGCTCAGCATTGTGGGCAGGAATCCGTTGGAGCAGGAGGTGAGGGAGGTGTCCATCGTGGGCGGCACCGCGGCCTTTAGGATGGCCACCGGTTATATTCTCACTCGCACTTATTTTAGAGACCCCGCCCGTGTTCATAGTGTCTATCAATACAATGCCGTCGTCTATCATATGGATCGCAGCGTCTTGTCGTCGCGTCGATGA